From Halotia branconii CENA392, the proteins below share one genomic window:
- a CDS encoding iron uptake porin yields the protein MSNLLWKALVVSPAVLGATLLVSATAIAAPSTTKEVSTTEAPAVTEFGLSSEVLAQATPAANDAKVIDQVNRYSEEGKENTSLSQVTSVSQFSDVQPTDWAFQALQSLVERYGCIAGYPNGTYRGNRALTRYEFAAGLNACLDRVNELIATATADLVTKQDLATLQRLQEEFSAELATLRGRVDSLEARTAELEANQFSTTTKLVGEAIFAVTDVFGDNTGDVNNTVFQDRVRLGLQTSFTGRDLLTTRLAAGNATPFDIRDTNDVTLPSAEGTQTFQIGSTGNNSVEIDRLTYEAPIGPAQVYLAAAGGRHSHYAAVNNPYFFDKTDGGNGALSAFSAESPIYRIGGGAGIALNIPFGQGGGILRPSSATIGYLANEADSPGAGEGVFNGNYAALGQLNFSLGDRIGLAATYVHAYNGEGSALYDSGLGLTNSAGAPVGVVGTQQANVLPNSASSNSYGLSAAFRPSEKLSVSGFVAYTDVIGSGAGDDFESWTYGAGVALADVGKRGNVLGVFAGAVPYSLNRTGFAGSGDVPYQIEGFYKYRVSDNVSITPGVIYLTSPNQNSDNDDAIIGTLRTTFTF from the coding sequence ATGTCTAATCTATTGTGGAAAGCCCTGGTAGTTAGCCCAGCAGTTTTGGGAGCAACATTGTTAGTTTCAGCAACAGCAATTGCGGCTCCAAGTACCACCAAAGAAGTATCAACAACAGAAGCACCAGCTGTAACGGAATTTGGCTTAAGTTCAGAAGTTCTGGCTCAAGCAACTCCAGCAGCTAACGATGCCAAAGTAATAGATCAAGTTAATCGCTATAGCGAAGAAGGCAAAGAAAATACTTCTTTGTCTCAAGTTACATCGGTATCACAATTTTCCGATGTCCAACCGACCGATTGGGCATTCCAAGCATTGCAGTCCCTGGTTGAACGCTACGGTTGTATTGCTGGGTATCCAAATGGTACTTATCGCGGTAATCGCGCTTTAACTCGTTATGAATTTGCCGCTGGTTTAAATGCTTGTTTGGATCGGGTTAATGAATTGATTGCCACAGCTACCGCTGACTTGGTGACAAAGCAAGATTTGGCTACCTTGCAGCGTTTGCAAGAAGAATTTTCCGCAGAATTGGCAACCCTACGCGGTCGGGTAGATTCTTTAGAAGCTCGTACTGCTGAATTGGAAGCGAATCAGTTCTCCACCACTACCAAGCTAGTTGGTGAAGCAATTTTTGCTGTCACTGATGTTTTTGGCGACAACACTGGCGACGTTAACAACACCGTCTTCCAAGATAGAGTACGTTTAGGCTTGCAAACCAGCTTCACTGGTAGAGACTTGTTGACCACTCGTTTGGCTGCTGGTAATGCAACACCGTTTGATATCAGAGACACCAACGATGTTACTCTTCCCAGTGCTGAAGGCACTCAAACTTTCCAAATCGGTAGTACTGGCAACAATAGCGTTGAGATAGACCGACTGACCTACGAAGCTCCTATTGGCCCAGCTCAAGTTTACCTTGCTGCTGCTGGTGGTCGTCACAGCCATTATGCTGCGGTTAATAACCCTTACTTTTTCGACAAAACTGATGGCGGTAACGGCGCTTTGTCTGCCTTTTCTGCTGAAAGCCCCATCTATCGGATTGGTGGTGGTGCCGGTATAGCGCTAAATATACCTTTTGGTCAAGGCGGCGGTATCCTCAGACCAAGTTCAGCTACTATAGGTTACTTGGCTAATGAAGCCGATAGTCCTGGTGCTGGCGAAGGTGTATTCAATGGTAACTATGCTGCTTTAGGTCAATTGAATTTTAGCCTTGGCGATCGCATAGGTTTGGCTGCGACTTATGTTCACGCATACAATGGAGAAGGTAGTGCTTTATACGATTCGGGCTTAGGTCTAACTAACAGTGCTGGCGCTCCAGTTGGTGTGGTAGGTACTCAACAAGCGAACGTTCTACCAAACTCAGCTTCTAGCAATTCCTATGGTTTGTCAGCGGCGTTTAGACCAAGTGAAAAACTTTCTGTAAGTGGCTTTGTAGCCTATACTGACGTTATAGGTTCCGGTGCTGGTGATGATTTTGAATCTTGGACTTACGGTGCTGGTGTTGCCTTAGCTGATGTTGGCAAAAGAGGTAACGTGTTAGGTGTTTTCGCTGGTGCAGTACCTTATTCTCTAAACAGAACAGGTTTTGCCGGCAGTGGAGATGTACCTTACCAAATTGAAGGCTTCTACAAGTATCGCGTGTCTGATAACGTTTCCATCACTCCTGGTGTGATTTATTTGACATCTCCTAATCAAAATAGCGACAACGATGATGCTATTATCGGTACTCTTAGAACAACCTTTACCTTCTAG
- the psbD gene encoding photosystem II D2 protein (photosystem q(a) protein), which produces MTIAVGRAPSSRGWFDVLDDWLKRDRFVFVGWSGILLFPCAFLALGGWLTGTTFVTSWYTHGLASSYLEGCNFLTVAVSSPADSMGHSLLLLWGPEAQGDFTRWCQLGGLWPFVALHGAFGLIGFMLRQFEIARLVGIRPYNALAFSAPIAVFVSVFLMYPLGQSSWFFAPSFGVAAIFRFLLFLQGFHNWTLNPFHMMGVAGVLGGALLCAIHGATVENTLFEDGEGSNTFRAFNPTQSEETYSMVTANRFWSQIFGIAFSNKRWLHFFMLFVPVTGLWMASIGIVGLALNLRAYDFVSQELRAAEDPEFETFYTKNILLNEGIRAWMAPQDQPHEQFVFPEEVLPRGNAL; this is translated from the coding sequence ATGACCATCGCAGTAGGACGCGCCCCCAGTAGTAGAGGGTGGTTTGACGTACTAGACGACTGGTTAAAGCGCGATCGCTTCGTATTCGTAGGTTGGTCAGGAATATTACTATTTCCCTGCGCCTTCCTGGCACTAGGCGGTTGGCTAACCGGTACAACCTTTGTCACCTCTTGGTACACCCACGGGCTAGCGTCATCATACTTAGAAGGCTGTAACTTTTTAACAGTAGCAGTATCATCACCCGCAGACAGCATGGGACACTCCCTGTTGTTACTGTGGGGACCAGAAGCCCAAGGCGACTTTACTCGCTGGTGTCAATTGGGTGGATTGTGGCCATTCGTAGCTCTACACGGAGCCTTTGGTTTAATTGGCTTCATGTTGCGGCAATTTGAAATTGCTCGGTTAGTAGGGATTCGTCCTTACAACGCCTTAGCATTTTCAGCCCCAATAGCGGTATTCGTCAGCGTCTTTTTGATGTACCCCTTGGGACAGTCTTCCTGGTTCTTTGCACCCAGCTTTGGTGTCGCAGCCATCTTCCGCTTTCTGTTATTCCTGCAAGGTTTCCACAACTGGACACTCAACCCCTTCCACATGATGGGTGTAGCCGGAGTATTGGGTGGAGCGCTATTGTGCGCGATTCACGGTGCAACAGTAGAAAACACCCTATTTGAAGATGGTGAAGGTTCAAACACCTTCCGCGCCTTCAATCCCACCCAATCCGAAGAAACCTATTCAATGGTGACAGCAAACCGTTTCTGGTCACAGATATTCGGGATTGCTTTCTCTAACAAACGCTGGTTACACTTCTTTATGTTGTTTGTACCAGTCACAGGTTTGTGGATGGCATCAATCGGGATTGTCGGTTTAGCACTCAACTTGCGGGCGTATGACTTCGTGTCCCAAGAATTGCGGGCGGCAGAAGACCCAGAGTTTGAAACCTTCTATACCAAAAACATTTTGCTGAACGAGGGTATCCGCGCTTGGATGGCTCCTCAAGATCAGCCTCACGAACAATTTGTATTCCCTGAGGAAGTTCTACCTCGCGGTAACGCACTGTAA
- a CDS encoding ABC transporter ATP-binding protein — MAEVGIEVKDLHFSWPNGEKAIQSCSLEVPKGEFWMLLGTNGSGKSTLLRLLAGLLALKSGEIRVLHPVGFVFQNPDHQLVMPTVGADVAFGLVEEKLPPAAVRARVNEALGAVNLSALQLRPIYALSGGQKQRVAIAGAIARRCEVLLLDEPTALLDPDSQLDLVASVRRLVKSRGITALWVTHRLDELNYCDGAFLLEKGSLIDQGEPQRLKERLMEVHGTSN; from the coding sequence ATGGCGGAAGTAGGCATCGAGGTCAAGGATTTACACTTCAGTTGGCCTAATGGCGAGAAGGCAATCCAATCTTGCTCTCTAGAAGTACCCAAAGGAGAATTTTGGATGCTTTTAGGTACAAATGGTAGTGGCAAATCAACATTACTCCGATTACTGGCGGGGCTATTAGCTCTTAAGTCTGGTGAAATTCGGGTTTTACATCCTGTTGGCTTTGTCTTCCAAAATCCTGATCATCAACTAGTGATGCCAACTGTTGGTGCTGATGTGGCTTTTGGATTGGTGGAAGAAAAATTGCCACCTGCTGCTGTGAGAGCAAGAGTTAATGAGGCGCTGGGGGCAGTAAATTTGAGTGCCTTACAACTACGCCCTATTTATGCCCTAAGTGGCGGACAAAAACAGCGAGTGGCGATCGCAGGTGCGATCGCCCGTCGTTGCGAAGTCTTATTATTAGATGAACCTACAGCTTTACTCGATCCAGACAGCCAACTGGACTTAGTGGCTAGTGTTCGCCGTTTAGTCAAAAGTCGGGGTATTACAGCTCTGTGGGTAACGCATCGCTTAGATGAGCTAAATTACTGTGACGGCGCTTTTCTACTAGAAAAAGGTTCTTTAATAGATCAAGGTGAACCTCAGCGTCTCAAAGAACGTCTGATGGAGGTACATGGGACTTCCAACTAA
- a CDS encoding NYN domain-containing protein, producing MPRSILQAVLLVDGYNIIGAWPCLKKTRDHAGLEAARGELVEAMTNYSAFQGYETQIVFDAQYQNAASNKQIITELLSVHFTDFGQTADTYIEKACASLRPHITQSRVSRVIVATSDRAQQLMVQGYGAEWLSAQQLCGEVETTVCRMRHKYQSRKQSKSRFLASTIDAKARQRLAELRMGLQ from the coding sequence ATGCCCCGTTCCATACTCCAAGCCGTCTTATTAGTGGACGGCTACAACATAATTGGTGCTTGGCCTTGCTTGAAAAAAACCCGTGATCATGCTGGATTAGAAGCGGCGCGTGGAGAATTGGTTGAAGCAATGACAAATTACAGTGCATTTCAAGGTTATGAAACTCAAATAGTTTTTGATGCTCAATACCAAAATGCTGCTAGTAATAAACAAATTATTACCGAGCTTTTATCAGTTCATTTTACTGATTTTGGGCAAACAGCAGACACATACATCGAAAAAGCTTGTGCATCTTTGCGTCCACATATCACCCAATCGCGGGTTTCTCGCGTAATTGTGGCCACATCAGACCGGGCGCAACAGTTAATGGTACAAGGGTATGGAGCTGAATGGTTGTCGGCACAACAACTCTGTGGCGAAGTAGAAACCACCGTTTGTCGAATGCGGCATAAGTATCAATCACGCAAGCAATCTAAGAGTAGATTTTTAGCTAGTACTATAGATGCCAAGGCGCGGCAACGTCTGGCTGAGCTGCGAATGGGATTACAGTAG
- a CDS encoding MBL fold metallo-hydrolase has translation MKSLHRPDLYGWSIFNPARNIDFNGIAWIRPSGNILIDPVALSNHDWNHLQSLGGVLWIVLTNSEHIRAAKEIADQTYAKVAGPLGEKDSFPLLCDRWLSDGDELVPGLKTIELQGSKTPGELALLLEETTLITGDLVRARKAGSLTILPDEKLLNREEAVASVRRLADLSQVEAVLVGDGWPVFRDGRDRLKELVATL, from the coding sequence ATGAAATCTCTGCACCGTCCTGATTTATATGGCTGGTCTATCTTCAATCCTGCGAGAAATATAGATTTTAATGGGATTGCCTGGATTCGTCCCAGTGGTAATATCTTGATTGACCCAGTAGCCCTATCTAACCATGATTGGAATCATTTGCAATCTCTGGGTGGTGTGCTTTGGATTGTACTGACGAACTCTGAGCATATTAGGGCGGCTAAAGAAATTGCTGATCAAACTTATGCTAAAGTCGCTGGACCCCTGGGAGAAAAAGACTCTTTTCCCTTACTTTGCGATCGCTGGCTCTCTGATGGCGATGAGTTAGTACCAGGACTCAAAACTATTGAACTCCAAGGCTCTAAAACTCCAGGTGAATTAGCTTTATTGCTAGAGGAAACAACCTTGATTACAGGGGATTTGGTACGGGCGCGCAAAGCAGGTAGCTTGACTATTTTACCTGATGAAAAGTTGCTGAATCGGGAGGAAGCAGTTGCTTCTGTGCGTCGGCTAGCAGATTTAAGTCAGGTAGAAGCGGTGTTAGTGGGAGATGGTTGGCCTGTCTTCCGCGACGGACGCGATCGCCTGAAGGAACTTGTAGCAACCTTATGA
- the clpP gene encoding ATP-dependent Clp endopeptidase proteolytic subunit ClpP: protein MIPIVIEQSGRGERAFDIYSRLLRERIIFLGQQVDSNLANLIVAQLLFLDADDSEKDIYMYINSPGGSVTAGMGIFDTMKHIRPDVCTICTGLAASMGAFLLSAGTKGKRMSLPHSRIMIHQPLGGAQGQATDIEIQAREILYHKRKLNDYLAEHTGQPIERIAEDTERDFFMSPEEAKDYGLIDQVIDRHAAGSRPAVAAVN, encoded by the coding sequence ATGATTCCTATCGTTATTGAACAATCGGGTCGAGGCGAACGCGCCTTCGATATCTACTCACGGCTGTTGCGTGAGCGCATCATCTTCTTAGGACAACAAGTTGATAGCAATTTAGCTAACTTGATTGTTGCCCAACTACTGTTTTTAGATGCTGATGACTCGGAGAAAGATATTTACATGTATATTAATTCTCCTGGTGGTTCGGTAACTGCTGGTATGGGCATTTTTGACACGATGAAGCACATCCGTCCTGATGTCTGTACTATTTGTACCGGACTCGCAGCAAGTATGGGAGCTTTTCTTCTTAGTGCTGGTACTAAAGGTAAGCGGATGAGTCTACCCCATTCTCGGATTATGATTCATCAACCTTTAGGTGGCGCTCAAGGACAAGCGACTGATATTGAAATTCAAGCGCGGGAAATTCTGTATCACAAACGCAAGCTAAACGACTATTTAGCTGAACATACAGGTCAACCAATTGAGCGTATTGCTGAAGATACTGAACGCGACTTTTTTATGTCACCAGAAGAAGCTAAAGATTATGGCTTGATTGACCAAGTAATTGATCGTCATGCAGCTGGTAGCCGTCCAGCAGTTGCTGCCGTCAATTAG
- a CDS encoding filamentous hemagglutinin N-terminal domain-containing protein: MTKSGKGCFWQLVLANSLATAGVLALINSAFANSAFAQSVITPDQNLGTENSQVITNYLGNPTEALTGGAIRGNNLFHSFQEFNIKEGRSAIFLSPTSNIQNILVRVTGSNRSEILGKLETSAGSNANLFLINPNGVIFGQKATLQIGGSFVASTASGIKFADDTVFSATTPQTTPLLTVSVPLGLQFVRMGGEINLQGTLEVPIGKTLALVGGNVILDGSNVSLDIERNNLLTQNGQIALGGILGTGTIGLNIDSNNQLLSFSNDVALADVSFINQARIDVSGDGGGYIQVQGKRITFNDASQIFADTLGSQNGRGISIQAEQLTLKNGSQIKAFVRKSATGSGGSVIVRANDSILVSGEIPKGNLKAGNPSALFTETSGEGSAGKLTITTGRLIVENGANIAASAREGSQGMGGKLEVTASEFVKLSGTSAFNRPNGFFVQTESSGKAGSLSIDTRALIIKDGSVVSAGSLDKSSGNGGSLTIKASDYVELSKKAPNGFPSGLYVRSRGSGDGGSLFLTTGQLIVDNAQVTVSALGKGNAGNLEVKAHDIRLNEGKLIAETRSGNGGDIKLQLQNLLLLRNHSQISTTAGITGQGGNGGNITINIPNGFIVAVPSENSDISANAFTGKGGNVQVNAFSVLGTQFREKLTELSDITASSEFGLNGTVEINTPDVDLNPELINLPNQPVAPKISQTCRTGASGNQNSFTITGRGGLPSSPTETLNADAVLADWIILDTVETKPSSVSLSKNTASLTQTSIVEATGWVFNTKGEVVLIAKAPTVTPHNSWQNSTDCSVPQSPS; this comes from the coding sequence ATGACTAAAAGTGGCAAAGGTTGCTTTTGGCAACTAGTTTTAGCAAATTCTCTAGCAACTGCTGGAGTATTAGCCCTTATTAATTCTGCTTTTGCAAATTCTGCCTTTGCCCAGAGTGTCATCACTCCCGATCAAAACTTAGGAACTGAAAACTCTCAAGTTATTACAAATTACCTTGGTAATCCTACTGAAGCCCTTACTGGTGGGGCAATTCGCGGTAATAATTTATTCCACAGTTTTCAAGAGTTTAACATTAAAGAAGGGCGATCAGCTATTTTCTTGAGTCCTACCAGTAATATACAAAACATTCTAGTTAGAGTTACTGGTAGTAATCGCTCGGAGATTCTAGGCAAGCTTGAAACTTCGGCTGGTTCTAATGCCAATTTATTTTTAATTAATCCTAATGGCGTTATCTTTGGGCAAAAAGCCACACTTCAGATAGGTGGTTCATTTGTCGCTAGTACAGCTAGCGGTATCAAGTTTGCTGATGACACTGTTTTTAGTGCAACTACTCCCCAAACAACACCTTTACTAACGGTGAGTGTACCGCTTGGTTTGCAATTTGTGAGGATGGGGGGAGAGATTAATCTACAAGGAACATTAGAAGTTCCAATAGGTAAAACTTTAGCGTTAGTAGGCGGTAATGTCATTTTAGATGGTAGCAATGTCAGCCTAGACATAGAGCGTAATAATCTACTAACACAAAATGGTCAGATCGCATTAGGAGGTATTCTTGGAACAGGAACAATAGGACTGAATATAGATAGCAATAACCAGCTTTTAAGCTTTTCTAATGACGTAGCTTTAGCAGATGTATCGTTCATAAATCAAGCTCGAATTGATGTTAGTGGTGATGGTGGCGGTTATATTCAAGTACAAGGAAAACGTATCACTTTTAATGATGCGTCACAAATTTTCGCAGACACTCTGGGGAGTCAAAACGGTAGAGGAATTTCTATCCAGGCAGAGCAATTAACTCTCAAAAATGGATCGCAAATAAAAGCTTTTGTTCGTAAGAGCGCGACAGGTTCTGGGGGAAGCGTAATAGTCAGGGCAAACGATTCCATACTAGTGAGTGGAGAAATACCAAAGGGTAATTTAAAGGCTGGTAATCCCAGCGCTTTGTTTACTGAGACTTCTGGTGAAGGTTCGGCGGGCAAGTTGACCATTACAACAGGACGGTTAATCGTTGAAAATGGGGCAAACATTGCAGCCAGCGCACGAGAGGGTAGCCAAGGTATGGGAGGAAAGTTGGAAGTGACAGCCTCAGAGTTTGTAAAATTGAGCGGAACTTCAGCTTTTAATCGCCCTAATGGCTTCTTTGTTCAGACTGAAAGTAGCGGGAAGGCAGGTTCTTTAAGTATCGATACTCGTGCATTGATTATTAAGGATGGATCAGTAGTATCAGCTGGTAGTCTTGACAAAAGTAGTGGCAATGGCGGAAGTTTGACTATAAAAGCTTCTGATTATGTGGAACTGAGCAAAAAAGCACCAAATGGTTTTCCCAGCGGTTTGTATGTTCGCAGTCGAGGCAGCGGAGATGGAGGTTCCTTATTCCTTACTACAGGGCAGTTGATTGTAGACAATGCTCAAGTAACTGTAAGTGCTTTAGGAAAAGGCAATGCAGGCAATCTTGAGGTAAAAGCCCACGACATCCGTTTGAATGAAGGAAAGTTGATTGCTGAAACCAGATCGGGTAATGGTGGTGATATTAAACTGCAATTACAGAATTTACTACTGTTACGCAATCATAGTCAAATTTCTACTACAGCAGGTATTACTGGTCAAGGTGGAAATGGTGGCAATATTACTATCAATATACCTAATGGTTTTATAGTTGCTGTCCCTAGTGAAAATAGCGATATTAGTGCTAATGCTTTCACTGGTAAAGGTGGCAACGTCCAAGTTAACGCCTTTAGTGTATTGGGTACTCAATTTCGAGAAAAATTGACTGAATTGAGTGATATTACAGCCAGTTCTGAATTTGGATTAAATGGCACAGTCGAAATCAACACCCCTGATGTTGACCTTAATCCAGAATTAATCAATTTACCAAACCAACCAGTTGCGCCTAAGATATCCCAAACTTGTCGAACAGGTGCAAGTGGCAATCAAAACAGTTTTACCATAACTGGACGTGGCGGCTTACCTTCTAGTCCTACCGAAACCCTCAATGCTGATGCTGTTCTAGCAGATTGGATTATTCTTGACACAGTTGAAACAAAACCCTCTAGTGTGAGTTTGAGCAAAAATACTGCTAGCCTCACACAGACAAGTATTGTAGAAGCTACAGGATGGGTATTTAATACTAAAGGTGAAGTTGTACTAATTGCTAAAGCACCGACTGTCACACCTCATAATTCCTGGCAGAATTCAACTGACTGTAGTGTGCCTCAATCACCTTCTTGA